From Catenulispora sp. GP43, one genomic window encodes:
- a CDS encoding NIPSNAP family protein encodes MITCVVEYVIDPQKTDAFEKFATRWMELVDAHGGTHHGYFLPAEGASDKALALFSFPSLAAYEEYRKLFGHHPDFIAADKIRDESGCVLRYERSFMRPLLPSTTTTST; translated from the coding sequence ATGATCACCTGTGTAGTCGAGTACGTCATCGATCCGCAGAAGACCGACGCCTTCGAGAAGTTCGCCACCCGCTGGATGGAGCTCGTCGACGCCCACGGTGGAACGCACCACGGGTACTTCCTGCCCGCCGAGGGCGCGAGCGACAAGGCCCTGGCTTTGTTCAGCTTCCCGAGCCTCGCGGCGTACGAGGAGTACCGGAAACTGTTCGGCCACCATCCCGACTTCATCGCCGCGGACAAGATCAGGGACGAGAGCGGCTGCGTGCTCCGCTACGAACGCAGCTTCATGAGGCCGTTGCTGCCCTCAACCACAACCACATCAACCTGA
- a CDS encoding GNAT family N-acetyltransferase, producing the protein MSDEVTVVDNKDRKRYEARIGGALAGVLAYTVQDGVAVMPHTVVEPQFEGRGIGGKLAKAALDDARERGLKVAPRCWFVAAYIEKHPEYADLVAAR; encoded by the coding sequence GTGAGCGACGAGGTCACGGTGGTCGACAACAAGGACCGCAAGCGTTACGAGGCGCGGATAGGCGGGGCGCTCGCGGGGGTCCTGGCGTACACCGTGCAGGACGGCGTGGCCGTCATGCCGCACACCGTCGTGGAGCCGCAGTTCGAGGGCCGGGGCATCGGCGGGAAGCTGGCGAAGGCCGCGCTGGACGACGCGCGGGAACGCGGTCTCAAGGTCGCGCCCCGGTGTTGGTTCGTCGCCGCGTACATAGAGAAGCACCCCGAGTACGCGGATCTGGTGGCGGCCCGCTGA
- a CDS encoding FadR/GntR family transcriptional regulator has product MSIPTHMTGTVAPVDTLPAAPNPVANTLAAAAGGSIGDSYLSLRAGTQARGLHGQLVQQLGRMIVAGELGADRPLVPEEIGRRFEVSRTVVRESLRVLEAKGMVTARPNVGTRIRPVPEWNLLDPDVIEWRAAGVAGLDQCRELAELRCAFEPLAAQLASGRLSEPAAARLSELAVLMKQAAANGDQPGYAKIDGEFHALLVAECPNRMVEHLARVVTGAAESAGMRRRSCGPMSDGGAAAHQRLADEIAAGDGAAAASVMRAMLAAQLEEQAPAYGLPGQRGQ; this is encoded by the coding sequence ATGAGCATTCCTACACACATGACCGGGACCGTCGCGCCCGTCGACACCCTTCCCGCCGCCCCGAACCCCGTCGCCAACACCCTGGCCGCGGCCGCCGGCGGCTCCATCGGCGACTCCTACCTGTCCCTGCGCGCCGGCACCCAGGCCCGCGGCCTGCACGGCCAGCTGGTCCAGCAGCTCGGCCGGATGATCGTGGCCGGCGAGCTCGGCGCGGACCGGCCGCTGGTGCCCGAGGAGATCGGCCGCCGCTTCGAGGTCTCGCGCACCGTGGTCCGGGAGTCGCTGCGGGTGCTGGAGGCCAAGGGCATGGTGACCGCCCGGCCCAACGTCGGGACCCGGATCCGCCCGGTCCCGGAGTGGAACCTGCTGGACCCGGACGTGATCGAGTGGCGCGCGGCCGGCGTGGCGGGCCTGGACCAGTGCCGCGAGCTGGCCGAGCTGCGCTGCGCGTTCGAGCCGCTGGCCGCGCAGCTGGCCTCCGGGAGGCTCTCGGAGCCCGCCGCGGCCCGGCTCTCGGAGCTGGCCGTGCTGATGAAGCAGGCCGCCGCCAACGGCGACCAGCCCGGCTACGCCAAGATCGACGGCGAGTTCCACGCGCTGCTGGTCGCCGAGTGCCCGAACCGGATGGTGGAGCACCTGGCGCGGGTGGTGACCGGGGCCGCGGAGAGCGCGGGCATGCGGCGCCGCTCCTGCGGGCCGATGAGCGACGGCGGCGCGGCGGCGCACCAGCGGCTGGCCGACGAGATCGCGGCCGGCGACGGCGCGGCGGCGGCCAGCGTGATGCGCGCCATGCTGGCGGCGCAGCTGGAGGAGCAGGCTCCGGCCTACGGCCTGCCGGGGCAGCGCGGGCAGTGA
- a CDS encoding pseudouridine-5'-phosphate glycosidase, protein MTVDGVGLRIHPEVIEALESDTPVVALESTIISHGLPRPDNLRVAREIEQTVRDNGGVPATIAVVEGKPCIGLYAEELRLIAESDDVVKLGVRDLGVAAAKRLHGATTVAATASLAAQADIDVFATGGLGGVHRQARDTWDESADLTALSRIPMAVVCAGVKSILDVPATLERLETLNVPVFGYRTTQFPGFYLADSGHALEWSFDFAEEVAEAVLQHWQLAWPAVSSGVLIANPIPVEDQLDPALHDRILNDALAAAEKQGVAGKDVTPFLLEFFHRETGGESLRANVLLVKRNAELATRIAAEIINAAPNQ, encoded by the coding sequence GTGACAGTGGACGGCGTGGGGCTCCGGATCCACCCCGAAGTGATCGAGGCGCTGGAGTCGGACACCCCGGTCGTGGCGCTGGAGTCGACGATCATCAGCCACGGGCTGCCGCGTCCGGACAACCTGCGGGTGGCGCGCGAGATCGAGCAGACCGTGCGCGACAACGGCGGGGTGCCGGCCACCATCGCGGTGGTCGAGGGCAAGCCGTGCATCGGGCTGTACGCCGAGGAGCTGCGGCTGATCGCCGAGTCCGACGACGTCGTCAAGCTCGGGGTGCGCGACCTGGGCGTGGCCGCGGCCAAGCGGCTGCACGGCGCGACGACCGTGGCGGCCACCGCCTCGCTGGCCGCGCAGGCCGACATCGACGTCTTCGCCACCGGGGGCCTGGGCGGGGTGCACCGGCAGGCGCGCGACACCTGGGACGAGTCCGCGGACCTGACCGCGCTGTCCCGGATCCCGATGGCCGTGGTGTGCGCCGGGGTGAAGTCGATCCTGGACGTGCCGGCGACGCTGGAGCGGCTGGAGACCCTGAACGTCCCGGTCTTCGGCTACCGCACCACCCAGTTCCCCGGCTTCTACCTCGCCGACTCCGGCCACGCGCTGGAGTGGAGCTTCGACTTCGCCGAGGAGGTGGCCGAGGCGGTGCTGCAGCACTGGCAGCTGGCCTGGCCGGCGGTGTCCAGCGGGGTGCTGATCGCCAACCCGATCCCGGTCGAGGACCAGCTGGACCCGGCCCTGCACGACCGGATCCTGAACGACGCGCTGGCCGCGGCCGAGAAGCAGGGGGTCGCCGGCAAGGACGTCACGCCGTTCCTGCTGGAGTTCTTCCACCGCGAGACCGGCGGGGAGTCGCTGCGCGCGAACGTCCTGCTGGTCAAGCGCAACGCCGAGCTGGCCACCCGGATCGCGGCGGAGATCATCAACGCCGCGCCGAACCAGTAG
- a CDS encoding SPFH domain-containing protein: MADITRRLFWSHFRGSPTNHVVHLRRGKVAHEGTGQAFWFRPLTAVLAEVPVDDRELPMLFHARTKDFQDVTVQASMTYRFVDPTVATRRLDFAVDPVSGQWRTTPLEQVATLLTELAQQHALTLVATLELAQTLASGTAAVQERVTAGLAADERLAETGIGVLGVRVVAVKPEADVERALRTPTRELIQQEADRAGFERRALAVERERAITENELQSKIELATREEQLVAQEGANARRRATEQAAAARIAAEGDSDRARIAAEGEAERARIATAANAERARIVAEADADALRTRSSANVEDLRAVGAAQAENEAAKLAAYAGLDRNVLFALALREFAGQLPEIGTVNLTPDVVTGLLSKLANGSGSASGAAQGMGS, from the coding sequence ATGGCGGACATCACCAGGCGGCTGTTCTGGAGCCACTTCCGGGGCAGCCCGACCAACCACGTGGTGCACCTGCGGCGCGGCAAGGTCGCGCACGAGGGCACCGGCCAGGCGTTCTGGTTCCGGCCGCTGACCGCGGTGCTGGCCGAGGTGCCGGTGGACGACCGCGAGCTGCCGATGCTGTTCCACGCGCGCACCAAGGACTTCCAGGACGTCACCGTCCAAGCCTCGATGACCTACCGCTTCGTCGACCCGACGGTGGCCACCCGCCGCCTGGACTTCGCCGTCGACCCGGTCTCCGGCCAGTGGCGCACCACCCCGCTGGAGCAGGTCGCCACCCTTCTGACGGAACTGGCGCAGCAGCACGCGCTGACCCTGGTCGCCACCCTGGAGCTGGCCCAGACCCTGGCCTCGGGCACCGCGGCGGTCCAGGAGCGGGTCACCGCCGGCCTGGCCGCCGACGAGCGCCTGGCCGAGACCGGCATCGGCGTGCTCGGCGTCCGCGTGGTCGCGGTGAAGCCGGAGGCCGACGTGGAGCGGGCCCTGCGCACCCCGACCCGGGAGCTGATCCAGCAGGAGGCGGACCGCGCCGGGTTCGAGCGCCGGGCGCTGGCGGTGGAGCGCGAGCGCGCGATCACCGAGAACGAGCTGCAGAGCAAGATCGAGCTGGCCACGCGCGAGGAGCAGCTGGTCGCGCAGGAGGGCGCCAACGCGCGGCGCCGGGCCACCGAGCAGGCGGCCGCGGCGCGGATCGCCGCCGAGGGCGACTCGGACCGGGCCCGCATCGCGGCCGAGGGCGAGGCCGAGCGCGCGCGGATCGCCACCGCGGCCAACGCCGAGCGGGCCCGGATCGTCGCCGAGGCGGACGCCGACGCGCTGCGCACCCGCTCCTCGGCGAACGTCGAGGACCTGCGGGCGGTCGGCGCGGCCCAGGCCGAGAACGAGGCGGCGAAGCTGGCGGCGTACGCCGGGCTGGACCGGAACGTGCTGTTCGCGCTGGCGCTGCGCGAGTTCGCCGGCCAGCTGCCAGAGATCGGGACGGTGAACCTGACCCCGGACGTGGTGACCGGTCTGCTGTCCAAGCTCGCGAACGGTTCGGGCAGCGCTTCGGGCGCGGCTCAGGGCATGGGGTCCTGA
- a CDS encoding RNA polymerase sigma factor, whose protein sequence is MSASTSRPLPAEIAESAHLVALIERGRAQGHIAADEVRQAFEEADIPMAKAKSVMRALTTVLHEEGVDLTVNAMQSAGVARKRVAAASKTAAKKTTTATAAKATTVKKAAAKTAAPAVAAANGASGDAETEAGAASAKKTAAVKKTAAKKTAAAKADGTDGESGSGPAKKAAAKKAVPAKKTAGKKGDGEDGEDVELEEEVDLEIELDDEDGPDMEAATTDEEGEETSETDGATPGEDKEEGFVLSDDEDDAPAQQVASAGATADPVKDYLKQIGKVPLLNAEQEVELAKRIEAGLFAEEKLNDGEPLTPEFRRELDIIAEDGRRAKNHLLEANLRLVVSLAKRYTGRGMLFLDLIQEGNLGLIRAVEKFDYTKGYKFSTYATWWIRQAITRAMADQARTIRIPVHMVEVINKLARVQRQMLQDLGREPTPEELAKELDMTPEKVVEVQKYGREPISLHTPLGEDGDSEFGDLIEDSEAVVPADAVSFTLLQEQLHSVLDTLSEREAGVVSMRFGLTDGQPKTLDEIGKVYGVTRERIRQIESKTMSKLRHPSRSQVLRDYLD, encoded by the coding sequence GTGTCGGCCAGCACTTCCCGTCCACTGCCCGCCGAGATCGCCGAGTCCGCCCACCTCGTGGCGCTCATCGAGCGGGGCAGGGCGCAGGGACACATTGCCGCAGACGAGGTACGGCAAGCCTTTGAAGAGGCGGACATCCCGATGGCCAAGGCCAAGAGCGTCATGCGGGCTTTGACCACCGTGCTGCACGAGGAGGGCGTCGACCTGACGGTCAACGCCATGCAGAGCGCCGGGGTCGCGCGCAAGCGCGTCGCCGCGGCGAGCAAGACCGCGGCCAAGAAGACGACCACGGCCACGGCGGCCAAGGCGACGACGGTCAAGAAGGCCGCCGCCAAGACCGCCGCCCCGGCTGTCGCGGCCGCCAACGGCGCCTCCGGCGATGCAGAGACCGAGGCCGGCGCGGCCTCGGCCAAGAAGACCGCCGCGGTCAAGAAGACCGCGGCCAAGAAGACCGCCGCGGCCAAGGCCGACGGCACCGACGGCGAGTCGGGCTCCGGCCCGGCCAAGAAGGCGGCGGCCAAGAAGGCCGTGCCGGCCAAGAAGACCGCCGGCAAGAAGGGCGACGGCGAGGACGGCGAGGACGTCGAACTCGAGGAAGAAGTCGACCTGGAGATCGAACTCGACGACGAGGACGGCCCCGACATGGAGGCCGCCACGACCGACGAGGAAGGCGAGGAGACCTCCGAGACCGACGGGGCCACCCCCGGCGAGGACAAGGAGGAGGGTTTCGTCCTGTCCGACGACGAGGACGACGCCCCGGCCCAGCAGGTCGCCTCCGCCGGCGCCACCGCCGACCCGGTGAAGGACTACCTCAAGCAGATCGGCAAGGTCCCGCTGCTCAACGCCGAGCAGGAGGTCGAGCTCGCCAAGCGCATCGAGGCCGGCCTGTTCGCCGAGGAGAAGCTGAACGACGGCGAGCCGCTGACCCCGGAGTTCCGGCGCGAGCTGGACATCATCGCCGAGGACGGCCGCCGGGCCAAGAACCACCTGCTGGAGGCGAACCTCCGCCTGGTGGTCTCCCTGGCCAAGCGCTACACCGGCCGCGGCATGCTGTTCCTGGACCTGATCCAGGAGGGCAACCTGGGCCTGATCCGCGCGGTGGAGAAGTTCGACTACACCAAGGGCTACAAGTTCTCGACCTACGCGACGTGGTGGATCCGTCAGGCCATCACCCGCGCCATGGCCGACCAGGCGCGCACCATCCGCATCCCGGTCCACATGGTCGAGGTCATCAACAAGCTGGCCCGCGTGCAGCGCCAGATGCTCCAGGACCTCGGGCGCGAGCCCACCCCGGAGGAGCTGGCCAAGGAGCTGGACATGACGCCCGAGAAGGTCGTCGAGGTCCAGAAGTACGGCCGCGAGCCGATCTCCCTGCACACCCCGCTGGGCGAGGACGGCGACAGCGAGTTCGGCGACCTCATCGAGGACTCCGAGGCGGTCGTCCCGGCCGACGCGGTGTCGTTCACGCTGCTGCAGGAACAGCTGCACTCGGTCCTGGACACGCTCAGCGAGCGCGAGGCCGGCGTGGTGTCCATGCGCTTCGGGCTGACCGACGGCCAGCCCAAGACGCTGGACGAGATCGGCAAGGTCTACGGGGTGACGCGCGAGCGGATCCGGCAGATCGAGTCCAAGACGATGTCCAAGCTGCGGCACCCGTCGCGCTCGCAGGTTCTGCGGGACTACCTGGACTAG
- a CDS encoding carbohydrate kinase family protein: MVPTSGAAAPILVVGDLMVDVVARLDGPLVAASDSPGRIAMRGGGSAANTACWLAATGAEALFVGCVGDDLPGREAAEALHTAGVRTVLKVDPSRPTGTVVVLVDPTGERTMVPDPGANCALTPMDLPKDEFVPGRHLHLSGYTILNPASRAAGVAALDLARHRGMTTSVDVASAGPLAAVGPDRFLDWIGDPFMLIANRDEAAVLTGIDDDPVAATMALTELCDQVVVKLGADGVVRHDALFDRTIRVPAERLPPGQLIDTTGAGDAFAAGYLAAWMRDEDPEEALAAGCRLAARVIRKVGGRP, translated from the coding sequence GTGGTGCCCACGTCCGGCGCGGCGGCGCCGATCCTGGTGGTCGGCGACCTGATGGTGGACGTCGTGGCGCGCCTGGACGGGCCGCTGGTGGCGGCCTCGGACAGCCCCGGGCGCATCGCGATGCGCGGCGGCGGCTCGGCGGCCAACACCGCCTGCTGGCTGGCCGCCACCGGGGCCGAGGCGCTGTTCGTGGGCTGCGTCGGCGACGACCTGCCCGGCCGCGAGGCCGCTGAAGCGCTGCACACGGCCGGGGTCCGCACCGTGCTGAAGGTGGACCCCTCCCGCCCCACCGGCACGGTGGTGGTCCTGGTCGACCCGACCGGCGAGCGCACGATGGTCCCCGACCCCGGCGCCAACTGCGCCCTGACCCCGATGGACCTGCCGAAGGACGAGTTCGTCCCGGGCCGCCATCTGCACCTGTCCGGCTACACGATCCTGAACCCGGCCAGCCGCGCCGCCGGCGTCGCGGCCCTGGACCTGGCCCGCCACCGCGGCATGACCACCTCGGTGGACGTGGCCTCGGCGGGCCCGCTGGCCGCGGTCGGCCCGGACCGCTTCCTGGACTGGATCGGCGACCCCTTCATGCTGATCGCCAACCGCGACGAGGCCGCCGTCCTGACCGGCATCGACGACGACCCGGTGGCCGCCACCATGGCCCTGACGGAGCTGTGCGACCAGGTGGTGGTCAAACTCGGCGCCGACGGCGTGGTCCGCCACGACGCCCTGTTCGACCGCACGATCCGGGTCCCCGCCGAGCGCCTGCCGCCGGGGCAGCTGATCGACACGACCGGCGCCGGCGACGCGTTCGCGGCGGGATACCTGGCCGCGTGGATGCGCGACGAGGACCCGGAGGAGGCGCTGGCGGCCGGGTGCCGGCTGGCGGCGCGGGTGATCCGGAAGGTGGGCGGGCGGCCTTAG
- a CDS encoding ABC transporter produces MPALIRYYVALLMRSGRWLPATIFYAAIVSIGTQGSAKVGEALGYAGAGLVPAVAWLTRATLTAEPEAARHCVAGAVGPRRPHLAALAAAAIGGLVLAAGGAAAMVAAVGTVHPATALAAGLLTMALCALAGSAVGALCNPPILVRASWAIPIAGILAITVLVTTGSPVNAAIRGITPGDQGARLPLLPAVLVVAATAACWAVSTFVAARKEFHVGESD; encoded by the coding sequence ATGCCCGCGCTGATCCGCTACTACGTGGCGCTGCTGATGCGTTCCGGACGCTGGCTCCCCGCGACGATCTTCTACGCGGCCATCGTGAGCATCGGGACGCAGGGTTCGGCGAAAGTCGGCGAAGCCCTCGGCTATGCCGGCGCTGGGCTGGTCCCGGCCGTGGCCTGGCTGACGCGCGCCACCCTGACCGCCGAACCCGAGGCGGCACGGCACTGCGTGGCCGGCGCCGTGGGCCCGCGCCGCCCGCACCTCGCGGCGCTGGCCGCGGCGGCGATCGGCGGCCTGGTCCTGGCCGCGGGCGGCGCGGCGGCGATGGTGGCCGCGGTCGGCACGGTCCACCCCGCGACCGCCCTGGCCGCGGGCCTGCTGACGATGGCGCTGTGCGCCCTGGCCGGCAGCGCGGTCGGCGCCCTGTGCAACCCGCCGATCCTGGTGCGCGCCTCCTGGGCCATCCCGATCGCCGGCATCCTGGCGATCACCGTCCTGGTCACCACCGGCTCCCCGGTGAACGCCGCCATCCGCGGCATCACGCCCGGCGACCAGGGCGCGCGGCTGCCGCTGCTGCCGGCGGTGCTGGTGGTCGCGGCGACGGCGGCGTGCTGGGCGGTGTCGACTTTCGTGGCGGCCCGCAAGGAGTTCCACGTCGGCGAGTCGGACTGA
- a CDS encoding helix-turn-helix domain-containing protein, with protein sequence MSTHSYDRQGFLDEFFPEAQDQVEIAAGVERLRAEQRAFRLAEMRRRMGLTQVEVADRMGISQGRVSAIEHAKDGATELRTLAAYVEALGGRLEIVADFGDQRLVFSEPGDMTAA encoded by the coding sequence ATGAGCACCCACAGCTATGACCGGCAGGGGTTCCTCGACGAGTTCTTCCCTGAAGCCCAGGACCAGGTTGAGATCGCCGCCGGCGTGGAGCGGTTGCGAGCGGAGCAGCGCGCCTTCCGCCTCGCCGAGATGCGGCGGCGGATGGGGTTGACCCAGGTCGAGGTGGCGGACCGGATGGGGATCAGCCAGGGGCGCGTCTCCGCGATCGAGCACGCCAAGGACGGAGCTACCGAGCTGCGCACGCTGGCCGCGTACGTCGAGGCGCTGGGCGGTCGCCTGGAGATCGTCGCTGACTTCGGTGACCAGCGTTTGGTCTTCTCTGAACCGGGCGACATGACCGCCGCATGA
- a CDS encoding VOC family protein, with the protein MSFLQLTAIIVDDYDEAIDFFTRALGFELAEDSPSTTDDGRPKRWVVVRPPGGQTGLLLARADGERQTAAIGEQYAGRVVVFRDIAGNRWDLLGPASG; encoded by the coding sequence GTGTCCTTCCTCCAGCTGACCGCGATCATCGTCGACGACTACGACGAGGCGATCGACTTCTTCACCCGCGCTCTGGGCTTCGAGCTCGCCGAGGACTCGCCGTCGACGACCGATGACGGCCGCCCCAAGCGCTGGGTCGTCGTCCGTCCGCCGGGCGGCCAGACCGGTTTGCTGCTCGCGCGCGCAGACGGGGAGCGGCAGACCGCTGCGATCGGCGAGCAGTACGCCGGTCGGGTCGTCGTCTTCCGCGACATCGCCGGCAATCGCTGGGATCTGCTCGGCCCGGCGTCAGGTTGA
- a CDS encoding acyl-CoA dehydrogenase family protein, translated as MPEGTLVGPADEPQNQVPPLAGYNAYTADPSLAAAVSRLFGTGSATDTELIGLGALAGSLEAREWGRLAEANHPVLRTHDRYGARIDEVEFHPAWHSLMTVAVSHGIAAAPWLEDAGTMRHTARAAKMLVWGQTEGGHLCPVSMTYAAVPALAADPMLAAEWTPRLASKSYDFGLRDPATKAGCLAGMGMTEKQGGSDVRANTTRATPVAGSDREYTLIGHKWFTSAPMCDVFLVLAQAPGGLTCFVIPRVLPDGTRNSFRLQRLKDKLGNRANASSEVEFHNTRAWRLGDEGRGVATIIEMVAMTRLDCVTGSASLMRAALAEAVHHTRHRMAFGRLLADQPLMRNVLADLALESEAATLTSLHLAAATDAGSDEAARKFRRIGLAVAKFWVTKRCAPFAAEALECLGGNGYVEESGMPRLYREAPLNSIWEGSGNVNALDVLRALGREAGVWDAFCAEVGTARGADARFDAAFKELKDEVAAVDEAGARRFVERMALLLQGSLMLRYAPAENADAFVASRLAGDWGRSFGTLPGGLEIEKIVGRALAV; from the coding sequence ATGCCCGAAGGCACCCTCGTCGGCCCCGCCGACGAGCCCCAGAACCAGGTTCCGCCGCTGGCCGGGTACAACGCCTACACCGCCGACCCGTCCCTGGCGGCGGCCGTCTCGCGGCTGTTCGGCACCGGTTCGGCCACCGACACCGAGCTGATCGGGCTCGGCGCGCTCGCCGGGTCCCTCGAGGCCCGCGAGTGGGGCCGGCTCGCCGAGGCGAACCACCCGGTGCTGCGGACCCACGACCGCTACGGCGCGCGCATCGACGAGGTCGAGTTCCACCCGGCCTGGCACAGCCTGATGACCGTGGCCGTCAGCCACGGCATCGCCGCCGCGCCGTGGCTGGAGGACGCCGGCACCATGCGGCACACCGCCCGCGCCGCCAAGATGCTGGTTTGGGGCCAGACCGAGGGCGGCCACCTGTGTCCGGTCTCGATGACCTACGCGGCGGTCCCGGCACTGGCCGCCGACCCGATGCTGGCCGCGGAGTGGACGCCCCGGCTGGCGTCCAAGAGCTATGACTTCGGCCTGCGCGACCCCGCCACCAAGGCCGGCTGCCTGGCCGGCATGGGCATGACCGAGAAGCAGGGCGGCTCCGACGTCCGCGCCAACACCACCAGGGCGACGCCGGTCGCCGGCTCTGACCGCGAGTACACGCTGATCGGCCACAAGTGGTTCACCTCCGCGCCGATGTGCGACGTGTTCCTGGTGCTGGCCCAGGCCCCCGGCGGCCTGACCTGCTTCGTGATCCCGCGCGTGCTGCCCGACGGCACCCGCAACTCCTTCCGCCTGCAGCGCCTGAAGGACAAGCTGGGCAACCGCGCGAACGCCTCCTCGGAGGTCGAGTTCCACAACACCCGCGCCTGGCGGCTGGGCGACGAGGGCCGCGGCGTGGCCACCATCATCGAGATGGTCGCCATGACCCGGCTGGACTGCGTCACCGGCTCCGCCTCGCTGATGCGCGCGGCGCTCGCCGAGGCCGTGCACCACACCAGGCACCGCATGGCCTTCGGCCGGCTGCTCGCCGACCAGCCGCTGATGCGCAACGTGCTGGCCGACCTGGCGCTGGAGTCCGAGGCGGCGACCCTGACCTCGCTGCACCTGGCCGCGGCCACGGACGCCGGCTCCGACGAGGCCGCGCGCAAGTTCCGCCGGATCGGCCTGGCGGTGGCGAAGTTCTGGGTCACCAAGCGCTGCGCGCCCTTCGCGGCCGAGGCGCTGGAATGCCTCGGCGGGAACGGCTACGTCGAGGAATCCGGCATGCCCCGCCTGTACCGGGAGGCACCGCTGAACTCCATCTGGGAGGGCTCCGGGAACGTCAACGCGCTGGACGTGCTGCGCGCCCTGGGCCGGGAGGCCGGGGTGTGGGACGCGTTCTGCGCCGAGGTCGGCACGGCGCGCGGCGCGGACGCGCGCTTCGATGCGGCGTTCAAGGAGCTCAAGGACGAGGTGGCCGCGGTGGACGAGGCGGGGGCGCGCCGGTTCGTGGAGCGGATGGCGCTGCTGCTGCAGGGCTCTTTGATGCTGCGCTACGCGCCGGCCGAGAACGCGGACGCCTTCGTGGCCTCGCGGCTCGCCGGCGACTGGGGCCGCAGCTTCGGGACACTGCCGGGCGGCCTGGAGATCGAGAAGATCGTCGGGCGCGCGCTGGCGGTCTGA
- a CDS encoding ATP-binding cassette domain-containing protein produces MLLDGIGKRYRVGGPWVLRDVRLELRPGTVVRIHGHNGSGKSTLLRVIAGIAEPSRGTVSARPSTGYVPERFPSALPFTAEQYLRHHARMRGVPASQGMRWLERFGAGQFAGTAMKELSKGTSQKIAVTQALLGDPELLVLDEAWTGLDTDAREELAAVVRERAGDGACVVFVDHDPARLADATDERWLVRDGALLASHQVVATPAGRMVVEVTGVPDTVSLAEVLPEAEVSADGHRIVADAALSDDVLRRLLALGPEVHIVAVSQASAQIRATEES; encoded by the coding sequence GTGCTTCTCGACGGGATCGGCAAGCGGTACCGGGTCGGCGGGCCATGGGTGCTTCGTGATGTGCGGCTGGAGCTGCGGCCGGGGACGGTCGTGCGGATCCACGGCCACAACGGCAGCGGGAAGTCGACGCTGCTGCGGGTGATCGCGGGGATCGCGGAGCCGTCCCGCGGCACGGTGAGCGCACGGCCGTCCACCGGATACGTGCCGGAACGGTTCCCCTCCGCGCTGCCGTTCACCGCGGAGCAGTACCTGCGGCACCACGCGCGGATGCGCGGCGTCCCGGCGTCGCAGGGCATGCGATGGCTGGAGCGGTTCGGGGCGGGGCAGTTCGCCGGGACCGCGATGAAGGAGCTGTCGAAGGGGACCTCGCAGAAGATCGCGGTGACGCAGGCGCTGCTCGGCGATCCGGAGCTGCTGGTGCTCGACGAGGCGTGGACCGGGCTCGACACCGACGCGCGCGAGGAGCTGGCGGCGGTGGTGCGGGAGCGGGCCGGGGACGGGGCCTGCGTGGTGTTCGTGGACCACGATCCGGCGCGGCTGGCCGACGCCACGGACGAGCGCTGGCTGGTGCGGGACGGCGCCCTGCTCGCCTCGCACCAAGTGGTGGCCACACCGGCCGGCCGGATGGTCGTCGAGGTGACCGGTGTCCCGGACACGGTCTCGCTGGCCGAGGTACTCCCGGAGGCCGAGGTCAGCGCCGACGGGCACCGGATCGTGGCCGACGCGGCGCTCTCGGACGATGTCCTGAGGCGCCTGCTGGCCCTCGGCCCGGAGGTCCACATCGTCGCTGTATCCCAGGCCTCCGCCCAGATCCGCGCGACCGAGGAGTCCTGA